A portion of the Quadrisphaera setariae genome contains these proteins:
- the hpt gene encoding hypoxanthine phosphoribosyltransferase, which translates to MDAQDMGRDLADVLIGEDDIRARLGEIAAQVDADYAGRDLLLVGVLKGAVMVMADFARALHGPAEMDWMAVSSYGSGTKSSGVVRILKDLDRDVTGRHVLIVEDIIDSGLTLSWLVANLRSRGAASVEVMALLRKPDAAKVTVDVKYVGFDIPNAFVVGYGLDFAERYRNLRVVGTLAEHVYSS; encoded by the coding sequence ATGGACGCCCAGGACATGGGCCGCGACCTCGCGGACGTCCTCATCGGCGAGGACGACATCCGCGCCCGCCTCGGGGAGATCGCCGCCCAGGTCGACGCCGACTACGCCGGGCGGGACCTGCTGCTCGTCGGCGTCCTCAAGGGCGCCGTCATGGTCATGGCCGACTTCGCCCGCGCGCTGCACGGTCCGGCGGAGATGGACTGGATGGCGGTCTCGAGCTACGGCTCCGGCACCAAGTCCTCCGGCGTGGTGCGGATCCTCAAGGACCTCGACCGCGACGTCACCGGCCGCCACGTCCTCATCGTCGAGGACATCATCGACTCGGGCCTGACCCTGTCGTGGCTGGTGGCGAACCTCCGCTCGCGCGGCGCCGCGTCGGTCGAGGTCATGGCGCTGCTGCGCAAGCCGGACGCCGCCAAGGTCACCGTCGACGTGAAGTACGTCGGGTTCGACATCCCCAACGCCTTCGTCGTGGGCTACGGGCTCGACTTCGCCGAGCGCTACCGCAACCTGCGCGTGGTCGGCACGCTCGCGGAGCACGTCTACAGCTCCTGA